GCGGAAGCGGCTCGGGCTCGTCGGGACCAAGGAAGGGTGCCGCGAGGGCGATTGCGGCGCGTGCGCGGTGCTGCTCGGCGAGCCCAGGGACGGCTTCGTCCTGTACCGGCCCGTGTGCGCGTGTCTCGTCCCTTTGGGCGACGCCGAGGGCCGGCACGTCGTGACCATCGAGGGGCTGCGCCTCGACGGGCTCTCGCCGGTGCAGGCCGC
This genomic stretch from Pseudomonadota bacterium harbors:
- a CDS encoding 2Fe-2S iron-sulfur cluster-binding protein, with product MIRFFLNDSEVALEAEEDTILLDVLRKRLGLVGTKEGCREGDCGACAVLLGEPRDGFVLYRPVCACLVPLGDAEGRHVVTIEGLRLDGLSPVQAALVDSGGIQCGFCTPGIVVALTGHLLGASRLEEDSAVASLAG